Sequence from the Carassius auratus strain Wakin chromosome 32, ASM336829v1, whole genome shotgun sequence genome:
TAACatgtaatatgttaaaatgacGCTCAACATGCACTTGCTGGAAATGTGAGAAGAAGGTTGAGTTCGGGTTCATTTGGTGTCAGAGACCAGCAGCCAAAGGTTcactgtatgtatttatattttacaaccaAACTAGAATTTTTCCAGTTATTTCTATGGGTTTTTTTGTTCTGCAGGCAGTCTGGCACCATTTATGTATATCTGTTAGACCTGTGTAAGACAATACAACATGCCTGCAGCTCAGACGTTAGGAATAATTCAGACTGTGGTTAAGTACGACCCATAATACTGAATTACATCAGtcttaataaaatgaatattgtAAACATTGACAATTTTGTCCTCTCTGTGCCAAGTATAATAagtttgctgtttaatatttttttgttttagcgAGCATGGCCTTCACGTAATTATTACAAACGATGGGGATCTTTCTTTTTTATCTATCCAAATATCAGatagatgttttgtttttatccttTTCAAATTCTTTTTATGATGTTAACTAGGGCTGGGAATCGTTAGAAATTTTCCCAATTTtctcaatactgtttattacttattgtcaacttaatttaaaggttaattggcaatgtcaaaattcaacataTTACAGTATACAAATTTTCAGGTTCTAATTCCGgttccatttaaattaaatgttattatttttttttactatttttttaatgccTCCTTACATGTAATATAGAATTGTGTGCAGTTTGGACCTCAATACGAATAATGACTTCAATTCTATCTTTTAAAACTCGAAAATATTTTACACGCAGCAAACGTACTATATTGTGGCCATGCATTATAAAGCATGCATACACTCCTGAATATGAATGTGTAAGTGTCAGGCCCTTGAGGGAGCACGTAGATCCTCTCAGATTTTGGGACTGAATATTGGATGCAGCTTCCTAAAAGGATATTTATATCATTGAAGTTGCATGGATTTGGTGGCTTTAACACTGCGGTAGAAATCACACATGCAGGTCTAAATTGACTCATAtatattatacttctccaaactCTATAAAGGGAGACATAAAGGGATTTTTATCAAAATAAGGTTTGGTCAAAATAGTTGCAAtcaatcaacaaacaaacaatcaaatacatatatacaaacatacaccATGCACCTGATACTTTGGACATGTATGATGCATGCTTATagttttacagttaaaatgttttgtttgtttgtttgtttgtttgtttttgtttttatgtactactttaaaaaaatgccTGCATCCCAATTTTGTACATCACAGTAGGCTATTAGGTTAATTGGACTTTAAATGATCTATTTGAAGTGATTCAGAGATTCAAGTTTTAACCCCATAAAAGCGTACGAGTAGACAATCGGAAAGAATTTTTTCAAGTTATGTTACATTTATGATAAATAAAGACGTTTTTATAATGACAGACACTTTGGCtaattcatttgaattaaattttaacagtataataaattattaaaagtaaCAGGTCACCTTTGCTTTGTAAAAGTAAAccgtataaacaaataaaaattacagtaacAACGTAATAAATATTACGTCGCCTCACGCTGAACGGGGGGGGGGGTTGATTTGAGCCCATATATGGTCACGTTTAAGTTTTGGGGCGTGTCTGGAGAAACTAAGGCGGAAGATTAAGGtctgtagcatttttacaatatttcatttaCGAATCTTTTCTCATATTTAAAACGTATATGTATCGTATAGagcattttaaagtaattttcttGCGGTTATTGTATGTCACGGCACGTTTTTTGTGAATCTTTATTTTTCATCCGGGACATTATTTCCGTCTGGTCGAGGTATTCCGGAAGCCGGAAGTTTGGGCGGTGGTTGAAAGCGGCGATCTCAGTTCCTCGGTGAGGCGcttattttctttaattctttGATCCTTATATACTTTTTGTAAGATTTAGTTATGcaattcattttactttaataatatgtaataaatgtataCGGACAGGGAGAGTTAGCGAGACACAATATTGATTACAAATCTCTAAATATTGTCCAGACTTGTAACGTTAGCATATAACGTTACTCAAGTGTTATTCATCTGTATCTTTGTAAATATGTAAGCTTTTGCCAAAAAGTGTCGTTGTACTAGCTTCCTGTCTcattttatggtttgtttaaCGTTAATCTTGCTATCATTACTGTACGTTACACAGCTTCCTCGTGAACAGAAATGcgctataaataattaaaatgagtcACTCATGCAGACAGAGACGTACCCGTTTCTCTTTGTCCTCTACAAAATCAAATGAAGCACCTCTTGTACCTGTTTGCACTAGGTTTATGGCTGATGTGATGCAGGACACTGTTTTCAGGGTTTTAGCATACTGCTTTGTGTTACTGTATTGTTATTAAAAGTCATTGATTGTTTTAACTCCTAAATATTTTGCATTCTCAATGAGACATGTAACAAAAATCAgcgtttttgtcatgttttccaatacaaatatgTGAACATCCTTACACTAGATGCAGAATGGAGTCTTGTTTTGAGATTATGGAACAAAATGAAGACATACAACACGGGAACGCATGTCTGTTAGTGGGGTGTAAGAACtggttttccctttgaattaagtacatttttcagtttcacagaaaacaagacttcttatCAAAAGTCAGTTTGCTTCTCACGtgaatgtgtcttgatttaagaatctttagatGTTTTAACGGCtagaaataagaaaataagacaaaaaaacaagCAAGAACAGGcccttttttgcatttttttatcagAATGTACAGTGAAAGGTTTGTCCatattccagtttttttttttttttattaattagaagTAGATATTTTGTAAGTTGTATTTTTTAAGTGCTAATACAACTCATTTTCTGCTCCCTAGACCTTTACGTTTAGAGAATTATTCCTTAAAGTTTCTGAgcatgctctttaaaaaaaatagttcctTCGTAAAACCTGCAGATGTCTAGTTTTGAAGAAACACTAAGAGAGATcagatgtttattttcattttgcttgatgcatgattttttttttaatgcacaatgCAATCTTTTTATAATCCGTTTTTTAACTGGACATTAAACTATTTTTGGGATCGTTTgtgatgtctttttattttttccccagcTTGTAGGTAAAACCAAAAACAGCCAAAATGTCGAGCAAATGTCGCACCAAGGGAAAGATCACCAAGAAGCGTCCTCAGCGGGCCACCTCCAATGTCTTCGCTATGTTCGATCAGTCGCAGATTCAGGAGTTTAAGGAAGCCTTCAACATGATCGACCAGAACCGCGACGGCTTCATCGATAAGGAGGATCTTCATGACATGCTCGCTTCTCTCGGTAACGATCTGGTGGCATTAAAATTCTTGctttaattttgcatttcattgtttTCGATGTAATCATACTTTCTCCCGAGTACATAAAGCAGACGGGAGAGGAACTGGTCACATCTGGAAGATATTAAAAGAGCAAAAAACTGATTTGTAATAACTTGGCAAAGGATTTTATTTTGATGATCTTCCATCATGACCATTGGgctacaaaacaataaacaaataacttaataaatatataataattgctgttaatagtgttcatcgtctggttgactgtGTCTTGTATGAAAATAAACTGACAGTCAACGCTGATAAAcgactattaaatattttaaatatttaaataactattaaaaagttgcattgcaatgatttgtatcgtatgaagcgctatacaaataaacttgaattaaactaATACAGACACGCACTACAGAAGTAAATGAGATTATGAGGGCCGTGTCATGTTACAGCATTATAGATTGGATGTGTTTTTCTGCCGTGTTTCAGGGAAGAACCCAACAGATGACTATTTGGAGGCGATGATGACCGAAGCCCCCGGGCCCATAAACTTCACCATGTTCCTCACCATGTTCGGAGAGAAGCTGAACGGCACAGACCCCGAGGAAGTCATTCGTAATGCGTTCGCCTGCTTTGACGAGGAAGGAACAGGTGAACAGATGTCACACACAAGATTTATATGTTTGAAGAGTATATAACATTTCCAGTTTGTCAGTCATGCATAAACGAAATCGTAAGAGTTGTTTCTTACCCGActgacaaatataaaaatatgcatcAAATTAGGTTTATTAGATGGTTAAAACTTCCTTATGAAGCTGTGGTTTCTGTGTTTCTCACAGGCTTCGTTCAGGAGGACTATCTGAGAGAGCTGCTGACCACTATGGGAGATCGATTCACAGACGAAGAGGTCGACGAGCTCTTCAGAGAAGCGCCGATCGATAAAAAGAGCAACTTCAACTACGTGGAGTTCACCCGTATTCTTAAACACGGAGCCAAAGACAAAGACGATTAGAAAAAACCCTTTAGGCGAGAGAAATCAGTGCTGTCCGTTCACCTGGATCCCATTGAGAACGCATCTTTAGCTTTAATATACCGTATGTGCGGATGAAAATGACATGTTCACTCTGTTTAACTTCACTGGGATAAGACTTCATGTTTTGAAGGGGTTATGATACAGAATCACAAAGTCACTCATGTTAAAATGCAAGATTGAACcatgcaccttttttttttcttcttcttctcttagGTTTGTGtgccagtgttttattttatgcaaactgGAAAAAAATTCCTCTTGATTTCATCACACCACTGTcatgttcagggctcatggatcaTGTCTTCATATATTTGGAGCATGTCTGAGGTTTATATAATGGTATATTTAAAGTACATAGATAGTCGTACGTTGATTCAGACCTCGAAGACGAATCTCATTTCTCTGTTGATTTAGACGGTAAAAAATGTGAACGTGTTGATCTATTTCGATGCATTTGACCTCATTTGATTTCGTTGCctaattttacattatataatattaaatattttgaataaatgtctcttattaaaacatttatgtgcaacttacatgttttttttttgtttgtttgttttatgtctaTGTCAATGTTTTTGGACTTAATGTAATCGTGAAtacagtcataaatgttgttttttgtttattacagTGCTGCTGATGCTTTATTACTCTGGTTTGACTGAGCAATTAATTTTCTAAAGAAACGGtgaaaacatttcaatttcaacAGACTTAAGACTTCAGCTAGCAACTATTTATTACTAGATTAAGCATAAACTAGTAGTTAATAgtatctagtgtgtgtgtgtgtgtgtgtgtgtgtgtgtgtgtgtgtgtgtgtgtgtgtgtgtgtgtgtgtgtgtgtgtgtgtgaagtataGACAAACAGCTGTTCAAATGTTGGTCACACTTCATCAATGTTGGAAACCTTTTTGTAACCTGTgaaacttttttcaggattatttgatgaataaaaagaacagcatttttttcaaaaaagaaaagttttgtaacatttctttaccatcactttttatcaagcgtacacatccttgctgaataagagtattgatttctttaaaaaatgtaaaggggAAAAACCTGCTGACccaaaaacatttgaatggtagtgtaaattgttacaaaatattttttattttgaataaatgctgtcctttttttatctattatttttgtactttttaattatcaaagaatcttgaaaaaaagtatcacaggtaaaaaaaaataaaaaataaaatgaagcagcatattactttatttcattttgtcCAAATCTTAAAGGCAAATAAAGAGAGCATGTATATTCAGACAGATTAAAGTTATTCTGCATAACGTTTCGCGACTAGACCAATGTGAGAAGCCTGATATTTAGATCTTCACTCAAGCGCTGGATGGCACTGTGAACTGTGATGCCACGAATATAACACGAAGAACGATTCATTTTCTGTTTACTTCTGATAAAAGTTGTTAGACGGTAAGAGCTCAGATACGAGTTTATGTCATTATAGTTGTTCtgtttataaaacacaaatagCTGAGTCAAAACACATTGATGTTGCTCTGAAATACAGCTAAAATTGTGAACATTTCACACATGCTCTTCATTTACTGCTCACTTTCTGTTCTATGCAGCTCTCCTTGAACagaaacatcgtatagattttaaaatcttgcttattacttataaagccctgaatggtttagcacctcagtatttgaatgagctcctgttacattataatcatccatgtctgctacgttctcaaaactcaggcaatttgataatacctagaatatcaaaatcaactgcgggcggcagatccttttcctatttggcgcctaaactctggaataacctacctaacattgttcgggaggcagacacactcttgcagtttgaatctagattaaagacccatctctttaacctggcttacacattacatactaatatgcttctaatatccaaatccgttaaaggatttttaggctgcattaattaggtaaactggaaccggaaacacttcacataacaccgtactttctacatcattagaagaatggcatctacactaatatttgtctgtttctctcttattccgaggtcaccgtgaccaccagatccagtctgtgtccagaccagatggtggatcagcacctagaaaggacctctactgccctgaaagacagcggagaccaggacaactagagccccagatacagatcccctgtaaagaccttgtctcagaggagcaccaggacaagaccacaggaaacagatgattcttctgcacaatctgactttgctgcagcctggaattgaactactggtttcgtctggtcagaggagaactggccccccaactgagcctggtttctcccaaggtttttttctccattctgtcaccgatggagtttcggttccttgccgctgtcgcctctggcttgcttagttggggtcacttcatctgcagtgatatcattgacttgattgcaaataaatgcacagacactatttaactgaacagagatgacatcactgaactcaatgataaactgcctttaactgtcattttggattattgacacactgttttcctaatgaatgttgttcagttgctttgatgcaatgtcttttgtttaaagcgctatataaataaaggtgacttgacttgacttgaccgccagcgagccgctggtgggATAACATCCACACGTGGGTGACCGCGCAGAAAGGTGCAATGGCAGAAGAGAGTCTTCAAACTGCTTCTGGCGGTTCAGAGATTATATCATTCAGTGCGATGGGGGTCGACAACAATCTTAACAAAGCCCTGTCCCTAACGGTGTCCGAGAAGACCTGGGCCCACACTCCAGAGGGGTGCTCTTAAGTGGAGGGACACACTGCATTACAGGATGAGCTCGTCCGGATTCTCACGAGGGCACTGAGCGATCTCGGCCTAGAGCGGGAATCCTCCACCGAACCAGTTAAAAGAAAGCTGGAGTTGTGGTTCCTTCACTCAGGCCACCAAGCTGCTGCTCCGAGGAAGCTAGACCCATTCCTTCCcgacttaaaggaacactccaccgttttttgaaatagggcttattcacattatttcctacatttagataggtgggcaaatgcatttttgtgtcagtgcatgcattgttttagtttgactgggtcggcgttagcttagcttagcacaatgaatggaatcctttgttgccagctagcatggcctgagtaaaagtgatcaaaaaaaaaaaaaaaaccccacctaattacttcttgtggcctacgtattcacaacgagtacaaatagcgatccagattaacactaggcgatttcctaggcagatattgacttgggactatattatggggaagcacaggcgaagcactgctacttcggcgcagagatatcacgcaacacatgaaaacatcaactctatgtgaatacaggtataatatgggtcgatctatacatgcgtcatgattaaaataatcacttactctgtggacagctgtccatttggtccattcggcgtggggcgttttttccagttcactttgtcacaccggaaaaaaaaatcgagtactgcagaatggatcagcgccgtgaaatcctctgtagatgtgacacaacttcggacacgctcatcttgatctgatgTGTTGAGCCtagtcatcaatggcaaaaacatgtcccactctctacagcaaagacactctatttccgtcggcatagattggcatattcccccacattcacaccaccagttcatgttggctctcatcctcacgtcctcaggctgttgagcgatcgcaactaatacacgcgcatataaatttcactcgcggctggcttgacggtttttttctgaagtgcggctggcttgaccgcagtctcctactgtcgttctatttccaaagcacgcagctcgtcttctgtaaactctggttcaaaaaggtatggttcttgactgtctgagaagtcaccctcttcgtctctctcaaaatcagccatgttcatcgccattcgtgtactgtaaggaaaatagccaggcagctactattcacgccggtatgttgacggaagtcgtgggatttcatgtgttgcgtgatatctctgcgccgaagtagcagtgcttcgcctaagcagcagtgcttcgcctgtgcttccccataatatagtcccaagtcaatatctgcctaggaaatcgcctagtgttaatctggatcgctatttgtactcgttgtgaatacgcagtccacaagaagtaattaggtgggtttttttttatttttttgatcacttttactcaggccatgctagctggcaacaaaggattccattcattgtgctaagctaagctaacgccgacccagtcaaactaaaacaatgcatgcactgacacaaaaatgcatttgcccacccatctaaatgtaggaaataatgtgaataagccctatttcaaaaaacggtggagtgttcctttaaacgaTGAGGTCACTAAGCCGTGGACTGTGCCGCAATCTACTTGCACTCGTTCTGGCGGGATGGAGATCTTCACTGAAGCCCAGAGGATATACGTGCATTCTGCCTGTCGAGGAATCCATTGCCGTGCACCTCTGCTCCTCCTCTGCCTTCCTGAAAATGGGTGAAAATTGGAGCAAAAGCCTCGTTCCTGATGGGAGGATGCAGATGAGGAGAGCACTGAGCGACGAGCCCGTTGCGAAGCATCTGAGATGTTCTCAAGAAGTACCCTTGGTGGTTGCAGGTGATAGAGATTGTCTGTGTTGTGTATGTTGAAAACGCATTAAGGCCTGTGACACCTTaacaaaaatagcttttttcAGTGGTAACGGTTTTTCAATGAAATGGCTATATGGCTACATGCTTCAATTTCAACGCAGACCACCCCGGTTCAATGGCATGGTCATGTCGACAGTTCCAGCACACAACAAGCCGCTTCTGAGGCAAGAAATTCTCAATCTCCCTGCGAAACACACTATAGAATTGGTCGCGAGATTTGCATTTGAAGGCAAAGCAAATCAGTTCACGGTGATGCCTTTCGGGCTAGCACTGGTGCCGCATACATTTACAGAATGTGTGGATGTGTCTTTCCACGATTCATTCAACTTTTTTATTGCGAAAAtccttttttaaacattattattattattaaatcatgcaGAGCGTGACTATATAATATGGGAAATATATAAACACCCTTTTTGCACATTTCCCAAAATACGaaacaaaatgtacttttaattagATCATCCCTTTCAAACGTTTATAATTTAATGAAGACTATTGCCTTTGTTACcatcaaataatgttttatttttcataatggcCATAATTTTCATAAtcgtaaaatgtaaaaattagtaacaataatatttttgatacctctttttttaaataataaatattttgcaacttCATGAGAAATGTGAGACTGCATAGCATTGCTTAATCAACTCAAGAAATCTGATTAATTGCTTTATAATTTTTAGGTTCGCTATTTGTGTGGATGACAGCACTCTTTACTCATTTGCTTGCACAAAAGTCTATTCTCAAtttctgcattaaaatgcatgGGGGAAAGCAAACACAGTATTTATATCAGTGCAACAATTATTCATTATGTAATTTTGATTGCATATTATCAATGAAATTTAAACTGAagcctatataaataaagggCAGAATTCAACCAAATTGTTCACCATCCTGTGTTTGGGTATGTTAAATTAAGATTATTCTTTTTTTGGATGGGGAAGCTTGTTTCTGTTcgcaaattatatttgaaagttttatttCAAAAGAAATCATGGAAATTCAGTTTTCATGACTGATATGACCAAATTAATCAAAGTTTGTTTTTACGAGAATATAAATGGCACATTTCTGCTACTTAGTGCAGTTCCTGCATAAATGCATCACTGATCATAAGTAACACTAACAAAAGCCTAAAATAATCTTGAGTATCTGTCATATCTCTAGCAGTTCAAAGACTATACAGATGGAAACGAACCTCAAACAGTTttcttttaattgaacaaatCTCCCGTTTCCCAGTTTGTCAGGATGGCAGTTTAAAATGGCACAGCACTGCTGGAGAAGTAAACCAACACTATCATATCGTTTTTGTAACGTCTTTATCCTATGTGCAAGGCAATACACACTTCTGTAACATTAACACACAagtaattaacattaaataacagTTTGAAATGACATCCACTCAACATAAAAGAAATACCCTATTCTGTTTTCAAACTAAATGCAGACAGCAGTGAAGATGCAATCGAGAATTCAatagatcatttttttttaaatgtcatatgatgTCTTTATGTGTGAACACAGTattcaataacaaaataataataataattatggaagaatgtttctgccatggaattaaaaaaataagggtaattgcacttttttttatctcacaatttttctTGTAatatcaaaaaaagtttttttggacaacagaagaaaatataaataaataaaacaaatggaaacCTTTTTTTCACAGTTATTACCTTATTTACATCTTATATTCCTgacttttctttttcaaaattaaaaatttaaaaaaggaattgtgagataaatagtagcttttacttaaaaaacaaaaaacaaaacaacaacaacaaaaaaaaaaacaactattccTATGGCAAAAACAAACcttaataaattataacaataactaataaaatgaataacattttagtAATTAACTTGACCTAAAGTACATCTgatgaaataaacagcagatttcTATATGGGGACATATTCTGCCATTTTTATCACTTTCAGTGACATTTTTGCTCCAAACACAATTCAGTCAGAACAAGTTATTAGATTCCCATTAACATGCATCTATAATTTGTTCAATAAGACCAGGAaagcaaatcaaaaaaaaaaaaaaaaaaaaaagaggattaaaaataaataaagagattttCAACATTCATgccatattaaattatttatcttattatctttatttaatttgtccACTCTTAGAAAAGTCATATACACGTGTCATGTACATTACACATGAGATTGAGGTCGGTGTGTTTGTGGCACGTGTGTCACTGCTCTATGTAATGCTCTCTCGCCCGTTCCTCCTCTCCTCGTTTCCTGTCCCGCTCGTGAGGAGGGTCTCGCTGTGACCTCTGCCTTCCTCTTTGCCGGTTGTTCCTCTCATTGTGCTCGTATTCCTTCTCTTTGTCGCCccggtggtgatgatgatgatgatgatggtttgGCTGTGTTTGTCCAGCAAGAGGCTCAGGATACATGGACTCTGACGTCTCTTGTTTGGAAAGCGTCCTCGTGGTGCGACTGTGATGGTggcggtgatgatgatgatgatgatgatgatgactgtGGTGTTTGTGACCGCTTCTCCATTCTCTCAGTTGTCGGTCGTTGTTAGCTTTAGCATCTCGCTCCTCAGTGTTGTCGTCTTCCAAACGTCCTTGCGTCTGAGTTTggtagtgatgatgatgatggtagtCCTCATAAAAGCCCGTCTTGTCGTCCGTTGATCTCTCTGCTGTCTGCTCACTCACTCTTCCCTGTTTTAGCAACATGCACATGGAATAAAGCAGTTATATGGATTGCAAACCCAAACTAAATGTacttaactaatgtagttaactaatgtttacaaatgcaaccttactgtaaagtgttatcaAAAAGATCATTGTTTTgcagtgtgtaaaaaaaaacacactaaacaCTTCAATGCAGAgcttttttaacacacacacacacacacacacacacacacactgagacttTGAAATCTCTGCAAATCACTTCAAACCACATCAGATCTATATGGAAGCCCattttctgccactgaataaatataaaaaggtaactgacttttttctcacaaatttgaatatttttctcacaattctgatttttttccctgcaattctggcttttttcttggaattgtgggatataaatacgcaattatgactttttttcttggaattgtgggatataaatacgcaattatgactttttttcttggaattgtgggatataaatacgcaattatgactttttttcttggaattgtgggatataaatacgcaattatgacttttttctcgGACTTGTGGGATATAAAtacgcaattatgactttttttctcggaattgtgggatataaatacgcaattatgactttttttcttggaattgtgggatataaatacgcaattatgactttttttcttggaattgtgggatataaatacgcaattctgacttttttctcggaCTTGTGGGATATAAatacgcaattctgacttttttctcggaCTTGTGGGATATAAatacgcaattctgactttttttcttggaattgtgggatataaatacgcaattatgacttttttcttggaattgtgggatataaatacgcaattatgactttttttcttggaattgtgggatataaatacgcaattctgacttttttcttggaCTTGTGGGATATAAATACGCAATTCCGACTTTTTTCTtggaattgtgggatataaatacgcaattctgacttttttcttggaattgtgggatataaatacgcaattctgacttttttcttggaCTTGTGGGATATAAATACGCAATTCCGACTTTTCTTGGAGTTGTGGGATATAAatacgcaattctgactttttttcttggaGTTGTAGGATATAAatacgcaattctgacttttttcttggaattgtgggatataaacgTGCAATTCTGACTCTTGgaattgtgagagagagagactttaaattgtgagtttatatctcacagttctggctttataactcgcaatcgtgtgttataaagtcagaactccacgataaactcagaatttaagaaaaaatttaattgtgagaaaaagttgcaattaccttttttattcagttacaaaaaaaaaataaaaaaaactttaaaaaactaaAGGTCAACACAACActaagattataaaaaaaaaaaaaaaaaaaagaaaaaaaaaactaaaagtcaaCAAAACactaagattatatatataaaaaaacaagtttcacccaaacctgacctcatttactcatcctcatgcaatttcaaaactgtattttctttcttctgtggaaaaatgAATGTTGATGCTGCtcttttacaaaagcacataataaacatgaactgtccagataaaaaaaacacacacacacacacacaaacctcaagATTACCATAATAGTAGCCCATATAAACGATTTCCATTTCTCTGGAAAACAGCTTGAGAAAATTCTTCTT
This genomic interval carries:
- the LOC113051719 gene encoding myosin regulatory light chain 2, smooth muscle minor isoform-like, which gives rise to MSSKCRTKGKITKKRPQRATSNVFAMFDQSQIQEFKEAFNMIDQNRDGFIDKEDLHDMLASLGKNPTDDYLEAMMTEAPGPINFTMFLTMFGEKLNGTDPEEVIRNAFACFDEEGTGFVQEDYLRELLTTMGDRFTDEEVDELFREAPIDKKSNFNYVEFTRILKHGAKDKDD